In Ignavibacteriales bacterium, the following proteins share a genomic window:
- the eno gene encoding phosphopyruvate hydratase: MSQTITDVWAREILDSRGNPTIEVEVELENGTIGRAAIPSGASTGENEAVELRDGDKTRYLGKGVLKAVKNVNNIICKEVVGFDALDQVGIDKMMIALDGTPTKGKLGANAILGVSLAVAKAAALSLKMPLYRYIGGTNAKVLPAPMMNIINGGSHADNNVDFQEFMIFPVGLPTFAEALRSGAEVFHTLKGVLKKRGYNTAVGDEGGFAPNLKSNDEAIEVILEAITKAGYKPGKQIYIALDPAASEFYDTAKKKYVFGKSDKSEKSSEEMVKFWENWVKQYPIVSLEDGMSEGDWDGWKLLTDTVGKKIQLVGDDVFVTNVEYLSKGIKMGVANSILVKVNQIGTLTETLDAVEMAKCAHYTAVLSHRSGETEDTTIADIAVATNCGMIKTGSASRTDRIAKYNQLMRIEEELGTNAIYAGKSAVNAKL; this comes from the coding sequence ATGTCACAAACAATTACAGATGTTTGGGCGCGCGAGATTCTTGATTCCCGCGGCAATCCTACAATTGAAGTTGAAGTTGAATTGGAAAACGGCACGATTGGCCGCGCAGCAATTCCCAGCGGCGCTTCCACCGGCGAAAACGAAGCAGTCGAACTGCGTGATGGTGATAAGACGCGCTATCTTGGCAAAGGCGTTCTGAAGGCAGTCAAGAATGTGAATAACATCATTTGCAAAGAAGTCGTTGGCTTCGATGCTCTTGATCAGGTCGGTATCGACAAGATGATGATTGCGCTCGATGGCACACCGACCAAAGGGAAGCTTGGTGCAAACGCTATCCTTGGTGTGTCATTGGCAGTTGCAAAAGCGGCGGCTCTATCTTTGAAAATGCCCCTCTACCGGTACATCGGCGGGACGAATGCAAAAGTTCTTCCTGCGCCCATGATGAATATCATCAACGGCGGTTCGCACGCCGACAACAATGTGGACTTTCAGGAATTCATGATTTTCCCGGTCGGACTTCCTACGTTTGCCGAGGCGTTGCGCAGTGGAGCAGAAGTTTTTCACACACTCAAAGGTGTGTTGAAGAAAAGAGGATACAACACCGCTGTTGGTGATGAAGGAGGATTTGCGCCAAATTTGAAATCGAATGACGAAGCCATCGAAGTGATTCTTGAAGCAATCACAAAGGCCGGATACAAGCCGGGAAAACAGATTTACATTGCACTTGATCCGGCGGCGAGTGAATTTTATGATACGGCTAAGAAAAAATATGTGTTCGGCAAATCGGATAAATCTGAAAAATCGTCAGAAGAAATGGTAAAATTCTGGGAGAATTGGGTGAAACAATATCCGATCGTATCGCTTGAAGATGGTATGTCGGAAGGCGATTGGGACGGTTGGAAGTTACTGACTGATACCGTCGGCAAGAAAATTCAGCTTGTTGGTGATGACGTGTTTGTCACGAACGTCGAGTATCTCTCTAAAGGAATCAAGATGGGTGTTGCGAATTCCATTCTCGTGAAAGTAAATCAAATTGGAACGCTCACCGAAACGCTTGATGCGGTTGAGATGGCAAAGTGTGCTCATTACACCGCGGTACTGAGCCATCGTTCCGGTGAGACAGAAGATACGACTATTGCCGATATCGCTGTTGCAACAAATTGCGGAATGATCAAGACCGGTTCTGCGAGCCGCACGGACCGTATTGCCAAGTATAATCAATTGATGCGCATTGAAGAAGAACTTGGAACAAATGCAATCTACGCCGGCAAGTCGGCAGTGAACGCAAAACTGTAA
- the murA gene encoding UDP-N-acetylglucosamine 1-carboxyvinyltransferase produces MDKFVINGGKFLSGTVTIGGAKNASLALMPATILASGISHLSNTPDLRDVMTMSRLLETMGIQISSVNQTMTIDTTSINSYEAPYEHVKKMRASIYVLGPLVARFGQAKVSLPGGCAWGPRPVNLHVEGLRRLGAEIDLEAGYIIAKAKRLHGARILFDISSVGATGNIMMAAVLAKGTTLIENAAQEPEIVQLAEFLLKMGAKIHGIATGRLEIEGVDELHPADIATIPDRIEAGTFLVAGAMAGKPGNVVRLEKCNPHHIGALLIKLEDAGAKVKTGVDWIELSPPEKIAPINATTAIFPGFPTDMQAQWIALMSMAGGTSIITDTVYFDRFMHVPELVRLGANITVKENIATVVGVQKLTGAKVMSTDLRASASLVLAGLVAEGTTEVLRVYHIDRGYESMEKKLQALGADIRREQGEEF; encoded by the coding sequence GTGGATAAATTTGTCATCAACGGCGGAAAATTTCTTAGCGGGACAGTGACTATTGGCGGTGCGAAGAATGCTTCGTTGGCTCTCATGCCTGCGACAATTCTTGCGAGTGGTATTTCTCATCTTTCCAACACGCCAGACCTGCGCGACGTGATGACGATGAGCCGTCTGCTTGAGACCATGGGCATTCAGATCTCGTCAGTCAATCAGACAATGACGATTGATACAACGTCGATCAACAGCTATGAAGCACCTTACGAACACGTGAAGAAAATGCGTGCATCCATTTATGTATTAGGTCCTCTGGTGGCTAGATTCGGCCAGGCGAAAGTTTCACTTCCCGGCGGCTGCGCATGGGGACCGCGTCCGGTGAATTTGCACGTCGAAGGACTCCGCAGACTTGGAGCCGAGATTGATCTTGAAGCAGGGTACATTATTGCGAAGGCAAAACGTCTGCATGGAGCACGGATTCTTTTTGATATTTCCAGCGTCGGTGCAACTGGCAACATCATGATGGCCGCGGTGCTTGCGAAAGGGACAACACTCATTGAGAATGCGGCTCAAGAACCGGAGATTGTTCAGCTTGCAGAATTTTTATTAAAAATGGGCGCGAAGATTCATGGTATTGCTACAGGGCGATTAGAAATTGAAGGTGTTGATGAATTGCATCCTGCAGACATTGCGACAATTCCAGACCGCATCGAAGCCGGAACTTTTCTCGTTGCCGGTGCGATGGCTGGGAAACCCGGCAATGTTGTGCGGTTAGAGAAATGCAACCCGCACCATATCGGTGCTCTATTAATTAAGTTGGAAGATGCTGGGGCAAAAGTTAAAACTGGTGTCGATTGGATAGAACTCTCACCGCCGGAAAAAATTGCTCCTATTAATGCGACGACTGCGATTTTTCCCGGTTTTCCAACCGATATGCAAGCACAATGGATCGCATTGATGTCGATGGCAGGCGGCACGAGTATCATAACAGACACGGTGTATTTCGACCGCTTCATGCACGTGCCGGAACTTGTTCGGCTTGGCGCTAACATCACTGTGAAAGAAAATATTGCCACGGTTGTCGGTGTACAGAAATTGACTGGAGCAAAAGTAATGTCCACAGATTTACGCGCGAGTGCTTCGCTCGTTCTTGCTGGACTTGTTGCGGAAGGAACAACAGAAGTTCTCCGCGTGTACCACATTGATCGCGGATACGAATCGATGGAAAAGAAACTCCAAGCGCTTGGTGCCGACATCCGCCGTGAACAAGGCGAGGAGTTCTAA
- a CDS encoding nitroreductase family protein, whose translation MKQTKYPDTLFVIHNRKSVRHFTGESITQNAIDILLKAAMAAPSAVNCQPWEFIIVTDRKTLDALGDALPYAKMIFKAGAAIIVCGVPAKAHKQMDEYAVIDSALASQNILLAAEAIGLGAIWTAAYPYPDRMQSVKTILNIPENIIPLNVIPIGHPTGEDTPKEKFNPEKIHQESW comes from the coding sequence ATGAAACAGACAAAATATCCTGATACACTCTTTGTCATTCACAATCGCAAAAGCGTACGGCATTTCACCGGTGAATCCATAACACAGAATGCAATTGACATCCTCTTGAAAGCAGCCATGGCAGCACCGAGCGCGGTCAATTGTCAGCCCTGGGAATTTATTATTGTGACCGATCGGAAGACACTTGATGCACTTGGCGATGCACTGCCGTACGCAAAGATGATTTTCAAAGCTGGAGCAGCCATCATCGTGTGCGGAGTACCTGCAAAAGCGCACAAGCAGATGGACGAGTACGCCGTGATCGATTCCGCTCTCGCCAGCCAAAATATTTTACTTGCCGCAGAAGCAATTGGACTCGGTGCAATATGGACGGCAGCATATCCGTATCCCGACAGAATGCAATCCGTAAAAACCATTTTGAATATCCCGGAAAATATCATTCCGCTCAATGTTATTCCCATTGGTCATCCGACAGGCGAAGATACACCAAAGGAAAAGTTCAATCCCGAAAAAATACATCAAGAAAGCTGGTAA